A genomic window from Desulfobotulus mexicanus includes:
- a CDS encoding thioredoxin family protein: MQIFRMMIVSILLFWTASATLAGEGIVWLSKDQAVERAAAEGKKIYYYFYTPSCPSCQIMGKNTLEDPEVVSLLNSGFVSTKVHASLNRAQAESLGVTLVPTSIFFSAEGEEISRKSGYLPPDEFIEVLKNLDAEK; encoded by the coding sequence ATGCAGATCTTTCGCATGATGATTGTTTCTATTTTACTGTTTTGGACTGCTTCAGCGACCCTTGCCGGGGAAGGTATTGTCTGGCTGTCAAAGGATCAGGCCGTGGAAAGGGCTGCTGCGGAAGGCAAAAAGATATATTATTATTTTTATACGCCATCCTGCCCATCGTGCCAGATAATGGGGAAAAATACCCTGGAGGACCCGGAAGTGGTCAGCCTGCTCAACTCAGGTTTTGTCAGCACAAAAGTGCATGCTTCATTGAACAGAGCGCAGGCTGAAAGCCTTGGCGTCACCCTTGTACCCACAAGCATCTTTTTTTCAGCGGAAGGAGAGGAGATTTCCCGTAAATCAGGTTATCTTCCGCCGGATGAGTTTATTGAAGTGCTGAAAAATCTGGATGCAGAAAAATGA
- a CDS encoding vitamin K epoxide reductase family protein, with translation MIKKIFHLLLVTALFFSAWIAVNDLFSMSFLSPSDLIGCETACSSLHESSIGILYGIPLSLLGFMGLLVFWILRIRGFDKAGFLIVSAMVGAELYLILLQFFYFREFCSSCLIFAAMVFMIYALTLVQDFFLKPPVLIRELPLKLFPAFVFMLVLHMVLFPPFFPERILAEGLPICLTEKKSGSDLLRIEVFVSPDCPYCEAAVSYLSSIFYEKNLKASIRIKHVGLNVQSRRMAIENVAMGIYGDLSSAALKMAECYIMQNEKELAEIQGGQLQTPMIRLVRDDDVRFFTGWTARNQDQIAEILGALMPDRGRPAGTADWFHNRLPSGDTVLCPSTGTPSGSGVCGF, from the coding sequence ATGATAAAAAAGATTTTTCATTTGCTGCTTGTAACTGCTCTTTTTTTCAGTGCATGGATAGCGGTCAATGATTTGTTTTCAATGTCCTTTCTGTCTCCTTCCGATCTGATTGGCTGTGAAACAGCCTGCAGCTCCCTGCACGAATCCAGCATCGGTATCTTATACGGTATTCCCCTTTCCCTGCTGGGTTTTATGGGGCTTCTTGTTTTCTGGATTTTACGGATCAGAGGTTTTGATAAAGCAGGCTTTTTGATTGTGTCTGCCATGGTGGGAGCAGAGCTTTATCTGATTCTGCTGCAGTTTTTTTATTTCAGGGAATTCTGCTCCTCCTGTCTTATTTTTGCAGCCATGGTTTTTATGATTTATGCCCTGACTCTGGTCCAGGATTTTTTCCTGAAGCCTCCTGTCCTTATTCGGGAGCTGCCTTTAAAATTATTCCCTGCCTTTGTTTTTATGCTGGTTCTTCATATGGTTTTATTTCCACCCTTTTTTCCTGAGAGAATCCTTGCTGAAGGCCTGCCCATATGCCTTACGGAAAAAAAGAGCGGTTCAGATCTCCTTCGCATAGAGGTGTTTGTTTCTCCGGATTGCCCCTATTGTGAGGCTGCGGTTTCCTACCTTTCCAGTATTTTTTATGAAAAGAATCTTAAGGCATCCATACGCATCAAGCATGTGGGGCTGAATGTTCAGTCAAGGCGCATGGCCATCGAGAATGTTGCCATGGGAATTTATGGTGATCTTTCGTCAGCGGCTTTAAAGATGGCGGAATGCTATATCATGCAGAATGAAAAAGAGCTGGCAGAGATTCAGGGAGGCCAGCTGCAGACCCCGATGATCCGCCTCGTGCGTGACGATGATGTCCGCTTTTTTACCGGTTGGACGGCCCGGAATCAGGATCAGATAGCAGAAATTCTGGGTGCACTTATGCCGGACAGAGGCCGTCCCGCAGGAACTGCGGACTGGTTTCATAACCGCCTGCCAAGCGGGGATACGGTTCTGTGTCCTTCCACGGGGACACCTTCAGGCAGCGGCGTCTGCGGGTTCTGA
- a CDS encoding AAA family ATPase, with the protein MKPVCWIIAGPNGAGKTTFAMEYLPRMAGCTHFVNADLIAAGLSPLAPERELLTASRIFLKEIEARIQKSEDFAFETTLAGRTYLALVDRLRQEGWLIKLIYLALPDVEISKLRVSERVAHGGHPIPLKDIERRFPRSLRLLLLDYSYRVDTCNCFMNIGDSPVLIFEQCGSSRTVNHGDFYHLLIREAGL; encoded by the coding sequence ATGAAGCCTGTCTGCTGGATCATCGCCGGACCCAATGGGGCAGGGAAGACCACCTTTGCCATGGAATACCTGCCCCGGATGGCAGGATGCACACACTTTGTGAATGCGGATCTCATTGCTGCGGGACTCTCTCCCCTTGCACCGGAGCGGGAACTGCTGACCGCAAGCAGGATTTTTTTGAAAGAGATTGAGGCCCGTATCCAAAAAAGTGAGGATTTTGCCTTTGAAACCACCCTCGCAGGGCGCACCTATCTGGCTCTGGTGGATCGTTTGCGGCAGGAGGGCTGGCTGATTAAATTGATTTATCTGGCCTTACCAGATGTTGAGATATCAAAATTACGGGTTTCCGAACGGGTCGCCCATGGCGGGCATCCCATTCCCTTGAAAGACATTGAGCGGCGTTTCCCCCGGAGCCTGCGTCTCCTGCTGCTTGATTACAGTTACCGGGTTGATACATGCAACTGCTTTATGAACATAGGGGACAGCCCTGTTCTTATATTTGAACAATGCGGCAGCAGTCGCACCGTAAATCATGGAGACTTTTATCACCTTCTCATCCGGGAGGCCGGACTATGA
- a CDS encoding ectoine synthase, with the protein MIVRTLKEITGTERDKKAANGNWVSRRFLLAKDGMDFSFHETTIFAGTETRIWYKNHLEAVYCVGGKGELERLDTGEIIPISDGTMYALNGHEPHLLRASEDMRLVCVFNPALVGTEDHNKDGVYATPEEETGKG; encoded by the coding sequence ATGATTGTTCGTACCTTAAAGGAAATCACAGGAACGGAGCGGGATAAAAAGGCTGCCAACGGCAACTGGGTCAGCCGCCGTTTTCTTCTGGCAAAAGATGGCATGGATTTTTCTTTCCATGAAACCACCATCTTTGCCGGTACGGAAACCCGTATCTGGTACAAAAACCATCTGGAAGCCGTCTATTGTGTTGGTGGCAAAGGTGAGCTGGAAAGACTGGACACCGGAGAAATCATCCCCATATCCGATGGCACCATGTATGCCCTTAACGGACATGAGCCCCATCTTTTAAGGGCTTCTGAAGATATGCGCCTTGTCTGTGTTTTCAACCCTGCCCTGGTGGGCACCGAAGATCACAACAAGGATGGAGTATACGCAACACCGGAAGAGGAAACTGGCAAAGGCTGA
- the ectB gene encoding diaminobutyrate--2-oxoglutarate transaminase, whose amino-acid sequence MRIFEALESQVRGYIRSFPTIFATSKGAILTDENGKNYIDFFAGAGTLNYGHNNEKISKAMIEYIQSDGIIHGLDMATTAKRSFLEKFSSTILEPRNMDYKIQFTGPTGTNAVESALKLARTVKGRSNVVSFTNGYHGLSMGALAVTGNTFYRDEAHISRSNVSFMPFENYFGDSVDSLACLRKMIEDTSSGLDLPAAVIVETIQAEGGINVASAEWLKGLSDLCREFDILLIIDDIQVGNGRTGSFFSFEFADIKPDIITLSKAIGGGLPMAIVLMRPDLDQWKPGEHTGTFRGNNLAFVACTEALSYWDNNALSESIQYKGNLMYEGLDVIRTSWPELEANIRGRGMIWGLEIPERGIARAISQKCFEKGLVMELAGAEKQVLKLLPPLLIEEELLKEGLAIIAESVKDVLKEREIA is encoded by the coding sequence ATGAGAATATTTGAAGCCCTCGAATCCCAGGTCCGCGGATATATCCGTTCATTTCCCACCATCTTTGCCACCTCAAAGGGTGCCATTCTCACAGATGAGAACGGGAAAAACTACATTGACTTTTTTGCCGGCGCCGGAACCCTTAATTACGGACACAACAACGAAAAAATTTCCAAAGCCATGATTGAATATATTCAGTCCGACGGTATTATCCATGGTCTGGACATGGCCACTACAGCCAAGCGGAGTTTTCTGGAGAAATTTTCATCCACCATTCTGGAGCCCCGCAATATGGATTATAAAATCCAGTTCACCGGCCCCACGGGTACCAATGCCGTGGAAAGCGCCCTGAAACTGGCCAGAACCGTAAAGGGACGCTCCAATGTGGTTTCCTTCACCAATGGTTACCATGGTCTTTCCATGGGTGCCCTTGCCGTAACGGGCAACACCTTCTACAGAGACGAGGCCCACATCAGCCGGTCCAACGTCAGCTTCATGCCCTTTGAAAACTATTTCGGCGACAGCGTGGATTCTCTGGCCTGCCTGAGGAAAATGATTGAAGATACAAGCTCAGGCCTTGACCTGCCCGCTGCCGTCATCGTTGAAACCATACAGGCCGAGGGTGGCATCAACGTGGCTTCCGCAGAATGGCTGAAGGGGCTTTCCGATCTCTGCCGTGAATTTGATATTCTTCTCATCATTGATGATATTCAGGTGGGTAACGGCCGGACAGGCAGCTTCTTCAGTTTCGAGTTCGCCGACATCAAGCCGGACATCATCACCCTGTCCAAGGCCATCGGCGGCGGTCTTCCCATGGCCATTGTTCTGATGCGGCCAGATCTCGACCAGTGGAAACCCGGTGAACATACAGGAACCTTCCGCGGCAACAACCTGGCCTTTGTGGCCTGCACCGAAGCCCTGTCCTACTGGGATAACAACGCCTTAAGCGAGTCCATACAGTACAAGGGCAATCTCATGTATGAAGGTCTTGATGTCATCCGGACCAGTTGGCCGGAGCTTGAAGCGAACATCCGCGGCAGGGGTATGATCTGGGGACTTGAAATACCTGAGCGCGGCATTGCAAGGGCGATTTCCCAGAAATGCTTTGAAAAGGGCCTTGTCATGGAGCTGGCGGGTGCCGAAAAGCAGGTTCTCAAGCTGCTGCCGCCCCTGCTTATCGAAGAAGAGCTTCTCAAGGAAGGTCTGGCCATCATTGCAGAGAGTGTCAAGGATGTTCTCAAAGAAAGAGAAATTGCTTAA
- the ectA gene encoding diaminobutyrate acetyltransferase produces the protein MKPDSTPYTFRHPEANDGGTLWQMVKETPALDLNSAYYYIYFGHAFSKTSLITEKNGHPAGFITGLTPPDDPDCLFIWQVCVAASCRGEGLGLAMLSELTRRVNPIRVEATVTPSNRASIALFTALARQYGAPWIFEDEIFPASCFGKASHEPEILFRIGPLTPE, from the coding sequence ATGAAACCCGACAGCACCCCCTATACATTCCGCCATCCCGAAGCAAACGACGGAGGAACCCTCTGGCAGATGGTCAAAGAAACACCGGCGCTGGATCTGAACTCCGCCTATTACTATATATACTTCGGCCATGCCTTCTCCAAAACATCCCTTATCACAGAAAAAAACGGGCACCCCGCCGGTTTTATTACAGGACTGACACCACCCGATGACCCGGACTGCCTTTTTATCTGGCAGGTCTGCGTGGCTGCATCCTGCAGGGGAGAGGGACTGGGCCTTGCCATGCTCAGTGAGCTGACCCGGAGGGTAAATCCCATTCGGGTGGAAGCAACGGTAACTCCGTCCAACAGGGCTTCCATTGCTCTTTTTACGGCACTGGCCAGACAGTATGGCGCACCATGGATTTTTGAAGATGAAATATTTCCGGCTTCCTGCTTTGGAAAGGCTTCCCATGAGCCGGAAATTTTGTTTCGCATTGGCCCCCTCACACCGGAATGA
- a CDS encoding YitT family protein: MFFKRDVSYTVWWNLILITFGAIMYAIAIKGIATPHAFVPGGLFGLASLTYYLTGLLEPGIIFLVLNIPLMIVGGMLLSRRFVLYTIWAILVTTAAFALYPYTIPIEDQLYAAISCGVISGMGAGIVLRSLGSNGGLDIVALLLLQRYNIGLGKSYFAFNLILYFISFIAFDTDLVIASIIMVFVASATMEYSLSMFNQRKVVFIISNEADTIARRVIDELGMSSTLIPAVGAYLRTERQVLMTVINNVQLKKLEEIVFTEDENSLFIVENTFSVMGASFSKRKVY, encoded by the coding sequence ATGTTCTTCAAACGCGACGTCAGCTACACCGTATGGTGGAATCTTATTCTCATAACCTTCGGTGCCATAATGTACGCCATCGCCATCAAAGGCATTGCCACACCCCATGCCTTTGTACCCGGCGGTCTTTTTGGACTGGCATCTCTGACCTACTACCTTACCGGCCTCCTTGAACCGGGCATCATCTTTCTTGTGCTCAACATCCCCCTAATGATTGTAGGGGGAATGCTTCTCAGCAGACGATTTGTCCTCTACACCATCTGGGCCATCCTTGTGACCACAGCGGCCTTTGCCCTTTACCCTTACACCATACCCATTGAAGATCAGCTCTATGCGGCCATAAGCTGTGGTGTCATATCCGGCATGGGTGCGGGCATAGTTCTTCGCTCCCTGGGTTCCAACGGCGGCCTGGACATTGTTGCCCTGCTATTGCTGCAACGCTACAATATCGGGCTTGGCAAATCCTATTTCGCCTTCAATCTCATTTTATATTTTATAAGCTTCATCGCCTTTGACACCGACCTTGTCATAGCATCCATTATTATGGTTTTTGTGGCCTCCGCCACCATGGAATACAGCCTTTCCATGTTCAACCAGCGCAAGGTTGTTTTCATTATATCCAACGAAGCCGACACCATTGCCCGCAGGGTCATTGATGAGCTGGGCATGAGCTCCACCCTCATCCCTGCGGTTGGTGCCTATCTCCGTACGGAACGCCAGGTGCTCATGACCGTCATCAACAACGTACAGCTTAAAAAACTGGAAGAAATCGTTTTTACGGAAGATGAAAACTCCCTGTTCATAGTGGAAAATACATTCTCTGTAATGGGAGCCTCCTTTTCCAAACGAAAGGTCTACTGA
- a CDS encoding aspartate kinase, with protein sequence MKTKHTVEKIGGTSMSRFSDVLQNIILGQRNPEDLYNRIFVVSAYGGITDLLLEQKKSREPGVYGLFANDDASWAWGDSLNRVAERMIAINAELAPLGLDLMTADRFVRERIEGARSCLLDLTRLCSFGHFQLEEHLMTVREMLSAVGEAHSAFNTVQILQNYGINARLVDLSGWMEECALPIDEKIQSVFAEIDVAQEMPIVTGYTRCKEGLMATFDRGYSEITFSKVACITGASEAIIHKEFHLSSGDPKLMGPENVAPMGRTNYDVADQLSDLGMEAIHPQAAKGLRQAGIPIRVKNTFEPEHPGTVIDGGYKSKKPCVEIIAGRENVLAIEVFDQDRVGYYDREATVCDVFRRFKMRSIGRNLNANTIIHYVDSSLKRANRLTEALEETFPGAEVTIRKVALIAAIGSNMKVPGFLAKATAALHEAGVNILALQQSMRQVDMQFIVAEEDYARAAKALHKRLVEDEAHKENATTGADAMAS encoded by the coding sequence ATGAAAACAAAGCATACCGTTGAAAAAATAGGGGGCACATCCATGTCCCGTTTCAGCGATGTCCTGCAGAACATCATCCTTGGTCAGCGCAACCCCGAAGACCTTTACAATCGCATTTTTGTGGTCTCTGCCTATGGTGGTATCACCGATCTGCTGCTGGAACAGAAAAAAAGCAGAGAACCCGGCGTTTACGGCCTTTTTGCCAATGACGATGCTTCCTGGGCATGGGGAGATTCCCTCAACCGTGTTGCGGAACGTATGATTGCCATCAATGCAGAACTGGCCCCTCTGGGACTGGATCTCATGACCGCAGACCGATTTGTGCGCGAACGCATTGAAGGTGCTCGCAGCTGCCTGCTGGATCTCACAAGGCTCTGCTCCTTCGGACATTTCCAGCTGGAAGAACACCTCATGACAGTCCGGGAAATGCTCAGCGCCGTAGGAGAAGCCCACAGCGCCTTTAACACGGTTCAGATCCTCCAGAACTACGGCATCAACGCCCGGCTTGTGGATCTTTCCGGATGGATGGAAGAATGCGCCCTGCCCATTGATGAAAAAATCCAGTCTGTTTTCGCAGAAATTGATGTGGCCCAGGAAATGCCCATTGTCACAGGATACACCCGGTGCAAAGAAGGCCTCATGGCCACCTTTGACCGGGGCTATTCAGAAATCACCTTCAGCAAAGTTGCCTGCATTACGGGCGCCAGCGAAGCCATCATCCACAAGGAATTCCATTTAAGCTCAGGAGACCCCAAACTCATGGGTCCGGAAAATGTGGCACCCATGGGCCGCACCAACTATGATGTGGCAGATCAGCTCTCCGATCTGGGCATGGAAGCCATACATCCACAGGCGGCCAAAGGCCTGCGACAGGCAGGTATTCCCATCCGTGTCAAAAACACCTTTGAACCGGAACATCCGGGTACGGTTATAGACGGCGGATACAAAAGCAAGAAACCCTGCGTGGAAATCATTGCCGGCAGGGAAAACGTTCTGGCCATAGAAGTTTTTGACCAGGACAGGGTAGGCTATTACGACAGAGAGGCGACGGTCTGTGATGTTTTCCGAAGATTCAAAATGCGGTCCATTGGCAGAAACCTGAACGCCAACACCATCATTCATTATGTGGACAGCTCTTTAAAAAGGGCCAACCGGCTCACGGAAGCACTGGAAGAAACTTTTCCCGGAGCAGAGGTCACCATACGCAAAGTGGCCCTAATTGCCGCCATCGGCAGCAATATGAAGGTCCCAGGATTTCTCGCAAAGGCAACAGCGGCGCTGCATGAAGCAGGCGTCAATATTCTTGCACTGCAACAATCCATGAGACAGGTTGACATGCAGTTCATAGTAGCGGAAGAAGACTATGCAAGGGCTGCCAAAGCCCTCCACAAACGTCTTGTGGAGGACGAAGCCCACAAAGAAAACGCAACAACCGGGGCCGATGCCATGGCCTCATAA
- the hemC gene encoding hydroxymethylbilane synthase has protein sequence MSPIRIGTRKSKLALWQAEYVADLLQKAGMDTELIPLETKGDKILDVSIAKIGSKGVFTEEIEAALASGEMDIAVHSAKDMQSVLPEGFELIAFTEREYPGDVLVSRKKDASLSNTEIPLTVGTSSVRRVALLKHHFPHIKVVDMRGNLQTRIRKMDEGQCDALILAFAGVHRMGYDELIAEKLPLTLFIPPVGQGCIAIEAFTHLDPERRKKIRTALNHLPTETRLLAERAFLRRLEGGCSIPAFAFAELEGDSLCISAGIIDPMGEKLIHRKLEGENKNAEKMGHSLAGEILSAGGRSILDEIHRQKNI, from the coding sequence ATGTCCCCCATTCGCATAGGCACCCGAAAAAGCAAGCTGGCCCTCTGGCAGGCAGAATACGTTGCTGATCTTCTACAGAAAGCTGGCATGGATACCGAGCTTATCCCTCTGGAAACCAAAGGTGACAAAATACTTGATGTCTCCATTGCCAAAATAGGTTCCAAGGGTGTGTTTACCGAAGAAATCGAAGCTGCCCTGGCCTCCGGCGAAATGGACATTGCCGTACACAGCGCCAAGGATATGCAGTCCGTTCTTCCCGAAGGCTTTGAGCTTATTGCCTTCACAGAGCGGGAATATCCCGGTGATGTCCTTGTAAGCCGGAAAAAAGATGCCAGCCTCAGCAATACAGAGATCCCCCTGACCGTGGGAACATCATCGGTGCGGCGGGTGGCCCTGTTAAAACATCACTTCCCCCATATAAAGGTTGTGGATATGAGGGGCAATCTGCAGACCCGCATCCGCAAAATGGACGAAGGTCAGTGTGATGCCCTTATCCTCGCCTTCGCCGGTGTCCACCGCATGGGCTATGATGAGCTGATAGCAGAAAAACTCCCCTTAACCCTTTTCATTCCTCCCGTAGGTCAGGGATGTATTGCCATTGAAGCCTTTACCCACCTTGATCCTGAGCGCAGAAAGAAAATACGCACAGCCCTCAACCACCTTCCCACGGAAACACGCCTTCTGGCAGAACGGGCCTTTCTGCGACGTCTCGAAGGGGGATGCAGCATTCCAGCCTTTGCCTTTGCCGAGCTTGAAGGAGACAGTCTCTGTATTTCTGCCGGTATCATTGATCCCATGGGAGAAAAGCTTATTCACAGAAAGCTTGAAGGCGAAAACAAAAATGCCGAAAAAATGGGCCACAGCCTTGCGGGTGAAATCCTTTCAGCAGGGGGCAGAAGCATTCTGGATGAAATTCACAGACAAAAGAATATCTGA
- a CDS encoding amidohydrolase family protein produces MRIDCHTHIFPEIVQKNRKEFLDDQSFALLYENPASSIQGPEALLASMDANSIQISLACGFPWRSRQRLKQHNNFLMETSRRYEGRILALCCVNPEDSWAADETERCLRAGALGIGELACYHRDFDKDLLEKLSPIMELCREFQAPILIHTNDPIGHSYPGKAPISLEGIEKLLLRFPENRMILAHGGGGYPFYNLMKKGINGKKDLVAYDTAAFPYLYKNDAYSFLLKRSENPLLFGSDWPLLSPARYFRDMEEAGLSTEEILNLCGKNAARFLWPHT; encoded by the coding sequence ATGCGCATCGACTGCCACACCCATATTTTTCCTGAAATAGTTCAGAAAAACCGCAAAGAGTTTCTGGATGACCAAAGCTTTGCCCTGCTGTATGAAAATCCAGCATCCAGCATTCAGGGTCCAGAGGCCCTCCTTGCATCCATGGATGCAAACTCCATACAGATCTCCCTTGCCTGCGGATTCCCCTGGCGCAGCAGACAGCGCCTTAAGCAGCACAACAATTTTCTCATGGAAACCAGCCGCAGATATGAGGGTCGCATCCTTGCCCTCTGCTGTGTCAACCCGGAAGATTCATGGGCCGCAGATGAAACAGAACGCTGCCTTCGGGCCGGTGCCTTGGGCATCGGCGAGCTGGCATGCTATCACAGGGATTTTGATAAAGATCTTCTGGAAAAACTCAGCCCCATCATGGAGCTGTGCAGAGAGTTTCAGGCCCCCATCCTCATACACACCAACGATCCCATAGGCCACAGCTATCCGGGAAAAGCTCCCATTTCCCTTGAAGGCATTGAAAAGCTCCTGCTCCGTTTTCCCGAAAACCGCATGATTCTTGCCCACGGCGGCGGAGGATATCCCTTTTACAATCTTATGAAAAAAGGAATCAACGGAAAAAAAGACCTTGTTGCCTATGACACGGCAGCCTTTCCCTATCTCTATAAAAATGACGCCTATTCCTTTTTACTCAAGAGATCCGAAAATCCTCTCCTTTTCGGCTCAGACTGGCCCCTCCTGTCGCCTGCCCGCTACTTCAGGGACATGGAAGAAGCAGGCCTTTCCACAGAAGAGATCCTGAACCTCTGCGGAAAAAATGCAGCCCGCTTTCTCTGGCCCCACACTTAG
- a CDS encoding tRNA (cytidine(34)-2'-O)-methyltransferase, which yields MKRVSSERHIVLVHPEIPWNTGCVGRTCLGVGATLHLVEPLGFSLDAKEVKRAGLDYWPRVSLKVWPDFASFMDFMKPAEEELLFFTKTASRTFREITPLDRMILVFGSESKGLPPEILASFTGQHVHIPIHDSIRSLNLSTAVGIGLFESLKGRDPGHGW from the coding sequence ATGAAGAGGGTCAGCTCAGAACGTCATATTGTACTGGTTCATCCGGAAATTCCATGGAATACGGGCTGTGTGGGCCGGACCTGTCTGGGAGTGGGGGCCACACTGCATCTGGTGGAGCCTTTGGGATTCTCCTTAGACGCAAAAGAGGTAAAGCGGGCGGGCCTTGATTACTGGCCAAGGGTTTCTTTAAAGGTGTGGCCTGATTTTGCCTCTTTTATGGATTTTATGAAACCCGCTGAGGAAGAACTTCTTTTCTTTACTAAAACCGCCAGCCGGACATTCAGGGAGATCACTCCTCTGGACCGGATGATTCTTGTGTTCGGTTCTGAATCCAAAGGACTTCCACCGGAAATTCTGGCTTCCTTTACGGGGCAGCATGTGCATATTCCCATCCATGACAGCATCCGTTCCCTGAATCTTTCCACGGCCGTTGGAATCGGTCTTTTTGAGAGTCTGAAGGGAAGGGATCCGGGGCATGGATGGTAG
- a CDS encoding DUF1007 family protein: MIRVGCWMILVFFTGFSWGAQALAHPHVFMQTALELELDEKGVRGIWQRWAFDEYFSAWVIEDFDKNKDGVFCEKELKIVYEETFQNLENFGFFTRILKDGRMIPVKKIEHFSVEIEDGHAVYSFFIPFAVSPEEGTSKFYIAVYDESFFCHLFFPPENVGIRGSEHGWKVVSAPEERPDLAYYYGFMTPVALRFEVERQ, encoded by the coding sequence ATGATAAGGGTTGGATGCTGGATGATTCTCGTTTTCTTCACGGGGTTTTCATGGGGGGCGCAGGCGCTGGCCCATCCCCATGTCTTTATGCAGACGGCCCTGGAGCTGGAGCTGGACGAAAAGGGTGTGCGGGGTATATGGCAGAGATGGGCCTTTGATGAATATTTCAGTGCCTGGGTCATCGAAGACTTTGATAAGAATAAGGATGGTGTCTTCTGTGAAAAGGAGCTGAAGATAGTTTATGAGGAAACTTTTCAGAATCTTGAAAACTTCGGTTTTTTTACGAGAATTCTGAAGGATGGCAGGATGATTCCTGTTAAAAAGATAGAGCATTTTTCAGTAGAGATAGAAGATGGTCATGCGGTTTATTCTTTTTTTATCCCCTTTGCCGTTTCTCCGGAAGAAGGAACTTCAAAATTTTATATAGCGGTTTATGACGAGTCTTTTTTCTGTCATCTTTTTTTCCCGCCGGAAAATGTGGGAATACGGGGAAGTGAGCATGGCTGGAAGGTGGTGTCCGCCCCTGAGGAGAGACCGGACCTTGCTTACTATTACGGATTCATGACGCCTGTGGCTCTTCGTTTTGAGGTGGAAAGGCAATGA
- a CDS encoding nickel/cobalt transporter, which yields MMRKIGWLIFVFLFLALAGEAFANSPFQRSAQAAPAEKESSFKPADLLPSWVRDAGSKAMGRILVWQVQLRQKAGGYARQIRENPWGKAFWSYMGLAFAYGVVHALGPGHGKVFVSTWFLSRKGSLAQAITMGGLMGFLHVFSALVLVFILYFVLKAGGPGAMDGAGSQIQKFSAGLIVLVGIFMVWKSFRSMVHGHGEGDNCSCCAPASDSRSFLSLSLAVGMVPCPGAALILFFSISLDILLAGVLAMVFLAAGLSLTTITFGVLSLYVRRAFATMGSGVRVRPLWYQVPVLVGALCITGMGALLFFSPV from the coding sequence ATGATGCGAAAAATCGGATGGCTTATTTTTGTGTTTTTGTTTCTGGCTTTGGCCGGAGAGGCCTTTGCCAATAGTCCCTTCCAGCGGTCTGCTCAGGCTGCACCTGCGGAAAAAGAATCTTCTTTCAAACCCGCAGACCTTCTGCCCTCATGGGTCCGTGATGCCGGTTCCAAAGCCATGGGCAGGATTCTTGTCTGGCAGGTTCAGCTTCGCCAGAAGGCAGGGGGCTATGCCCGCCAGATCCGTGAAAATCCATGGGGTAAGGCTTTTTGGTCCTATATGGGGCTGGCCTTTGCCTATGGGGTCGTCCATGCTCTGGGACCGGGGCATGGCAAGGTCTTTGTGAGTACATGGTTTTTAAGTCGGAAGGGCAGTCTGGCCCAGGCCATTACCATGGGAGGGCTCATGGGTTTTCTCCATGTATTTTCGGCTCTTGTGCTGGTTTTCATACTTTATTTTGTATTGAAGGCGGGGGGGCCGGGTGCCATGGACGGTGCAGGCTCACAGATACAAAAATTCAGTGCCGGGCTGATTGTGCTTGTGGGAATTTTTATGGTCTGGAAGTCCTTCCGCAGCATGGTTCACGGTCATGGTGAAGGGGATAATTGTTCCTGCTGTGCGCCTGCTTCAGACAGCCGGAGTTTTCTTTCCTTAAGTCTGGCTGTGGGCATGGTTCCCTGTCCTGGTGCGGCCCTCATACTCTTTTTTTCCATTTCTCTGGATATTCTGCTGGCAGGGGTCTTGGCCATGGTCTTTCTGGCGGCGGGTCTTTCCCTGACTACGATTACTTTTGGTGTGCTTTCCCTTTATGTAAGGAGGGCCTTTGCCACCATGGGTTCCGGTGTGCGGGTGAGGCCCCTGTGGTATCAGGTTCCGGTCCTTGTGGGGGCTTTGTGCATTACTGGGATGGGAGCCTTGCTTTTTTTCAGTCCTGTGTAG